TTGTTGCCAGGTGGCGTTGATCTGGATTTGTGTCAGCTGGTTAATGACGGCGAGCTGCTTGTTTTTCTTTTTCATCTCCTCGATCAGATAGACGAGCTCACTGTAGTAGCTTTTTCGCGAGGATTGAATCCCGGTCAATTTTTCCAAAATCTCTTGTTTGGTATGCATGACGAACCTCCTACAAGGCTTGGCGAAACAACGTCGCAACATCGTGGACGGTCATGTCGCGAGGATTGGTCGTCATGCACACGTCCAATACAGCGAGAGAACTGAGCAGGTCGATTTGCTCTGGAGGTACCCCGATGGCCGACAAAGATCGGGGTACCTCCAGATCGCTTACCAGCTCCTTGACCGCTTTGAGTGTGAGACGAGAGGCGGCATGTGTGCTCAAGCCCGCCGTGTTTTCACCGAGGCATTCTGCGATTTGCCTGTATTTTTCCGGTGCCGCGATGTAGTTGTACTCAAGCACATGGGGGAGCAAGATGGCATTCACCTCGCCATGCGGAGCGTCGAGGAATCCTCCAAGCTGATGGGACATGGCGTGCACAGCACCAAGGATGGCGTTGGAAAAAGCGATTCCGGCTTGAAGGCTCGCCATGGCCATCGCTTGCTTGGCCTCTGTATTGTATTGACTGGCGACAGATGGACGCAAATGCTGGGCGATGAGACGCATGGCTTGCAGCGAATGCACCTCGGTCAGTGGCGTTGCCGCGAGCGAAATATACGATTCAATGGCATGTGTCAGCACATCCATGCCTGTATTGGCAGTGAGCAGCTTGTCCTTGGTCATCAAGGTTTGCGGGTCGATGATAGCGATATCGGGTATGAGCGATTTAGAGATGATCGCCATTTTCACCTTGCGTGCACTGTCCACAATGATGGAAAATTGCGAAACCTCCGAGCCAGAGCCCGCTGTCGTCGGTACCATCACCATGGGAGGAAGGGGATGCTGGATATTGTCCACGCCTTCGTATTGGACGATGCTGCCCTCGTTGGTAGCCAATAGCGCGATTGCCTTGGCTGCATCGATGGCACTGCCTCCGCCGACACCGAGAATAGCATTGCATTCCTTGGCGCGATATTCAGTAATCCCGGCATGAATCTCGTAATCTTTTGGATTGGCTGTCACGTTGGTCCAGAGATGATAGTCGAGCTTTTGCTGCTGCAAATAAGAGATGATTCGCTCGACCCAGCCCGCGCTTGCCACCCCCGGATCACTGACAAGAAAGACGCGAGAAGCTCCCAATCGACGCAAGCTTTCCCCTACCTGACCAAGAGACTGGTTCCCGAAAATAATTTCCGGCGTCATGAACTTGGATATTTGCATGCGTTCCCCCCTTTTTCCCCTACGTAGTAATACCGCAGGCGAGGATGAATACCCTTTTTCGGCCAAAAGGTTGGCAAGTGGGCCGTTTTTTCGGCTCATGTGCCGCAATATCGGCTGCGTGGAAGAAAAGAAGCCGCATGATGATTTGTTTTTTTAGCGCTCTCATGTTGGCATACTGCTTGCAATAAGTAGGAGGCGGGAAGAACACCGCCCTTTGCGCACATACCGGAAGGGAAAAAAGAGGAGGAAGGTCAAGATGAAAGCAGCAGTAGTCAACGAGTTCCATCAAAAGCTGGAAGTAAAGGAAGTCGCCATTCCAGAAGTCGGACACGGTGAGGTTCTGGTAAAAATCAAGACGTGCGGTGTCTGCCATACGGACCTGCATGCGGCACATGGGGATTGGCCCGTGAAGCCAAAGCTGCCTTTGATTCCTGGGCATGAGGGCGTAGGTGTTGTTGAAAAGCTGGGGGAAGGCGTTACCTCGCTGAAAATGGGAGATCGTGTAGGCATTCCGTGGTTATTCTCCGCTTGCGGTGAATGCGACTACTGCCTGACAGGGTGGGAGACACTGTGCGTGCAACAGTTAAACGGGGGCTATTCCGCTGATGGTGCCTATGCTGAATATTGTGTAGCGCCTGCTGCTTATGTAGCGCGAATTCCAGACGAGCTGGGCGATGTGGAAGCAGCGCCGATTCTGTGCGCAGGGGTAACTACGTATAAAGCATTGAAGGTAGCAAACGTGAAACCGGGTGAATGGGTGGCGATCTATGGCATCGGTGGCTTGGGGCATGTGGCTCTCCAATATGCCAAGGCGATGGGCTACAACATCGTAGCGGTCGATATTCACAAGGAAAAGCTGGACTTGGCCAAAGAACTAGGGGCAGATGTGACAGTAAACGGCAGTGAGGTTGATCCGGTCCAAGCCATTCAAGAACAGGTGGGCGGTGTCCACGGGGCGATCAGTGTGGCAGTCACCAAGAAGGCGTTTGAACAAGCCTACAAATCGGTTCGACGCGGTGGTTCTCTCGTTGTTGTTGGCTTGCCGAATGCAGAGCTGCCCATCCCGATTTTTGATACGGTATTGAATGGAGTGACCGTGAAAGGCTCCATCGTGGGGACGCGCAAGGATATGCAAGAAGCACTTGATTTTGCAGCACGCGGCAAGGTTCGCGCGATCATCGAGACGCAGCCGCTGGATCAGATCAACGATGTATTGGAGCGTTTGGAAAAAGGTCAAATCAATGGACGGGTTGTTTTGACGATGGAGTAGTCGAGAGATATGTGAAGCTGTTGGCGGGCTATGCTTTTCTCGAGCATGGTCTGGGCGACAGCTTTTTATCATTCTTATGACTTAATTTTCATAAAATACGGAGTACCCATTCAAGTCGAAGAATTTTGGTAAAAATTGACAAATAAGAAATGTTGTGACACCATATTTTTACAATTATTTGGAGGTGTATGTAACCTTGAGTAAAATGAGCAGGATTGTTTTTTCTATAACAACTATCCTCGGGCTAGTTGTTGGTGGAGGCACTATTCTCGCTAGACCGGATTATGTTTGGGACTTTGAAGACTTTTATTCGTATGCTGTTGACTCAAAAGCAGATCCTGGGAATGTTTTTCTTAGTGGTTACACGAAAGGTACTGGTCCAGATTTAAGAAAGGTAACGACTTCCTCTAAGTTTTATAAAAATGGGACTTATATCACATCTGAAACGGAAAGCGACACTGGTAGAGACGCTTGGACTAAGACATCATACTATACTAGACCGGGTACAACGGAAGCAGAAGTAAAAACGGTTCACAAAGTTTATACTCTTGATGGCTCTTACCTATCTGAGACTAGTGCAGCTATTTGGAAAAAGAAGAAATAGGAGGGAAAATTAAATGATGAAGAAAATGATACCTTTGTGCATCGGACTTGTTTTTGTAGTTATGATCGGTCCTAATGTAATGGCGGATAAAGGAATTCCTCAATTAACTGATTCCTCACAAAAATATCAGAGTGAAACCTTAGATAAACTGGGAATACGATCTACGAACATGAAGAACGATTCTTCTAGTTTTTCTGCACTTGATACCGTAGTGGATGACGAGGGCAAAGAATGGATCTATGTTTCGTATTTACATAGCAACTTAATAGAAGAGCAAATAAAAGAGAAATACTCTAGAAAAGTGTCGACTTCATTTATTGAGGTTCAAGAGCAAATTTTAGATCCAATTATACAGGAAGGAGATACTTTACCTGTCTTGTTAGTTAACGAGGATCTTACGTTTGGAAAAATGGCTTATTTACAAGAGGAAGGGAATGGGGATCTTATACTTGCTACGTTTGAGTTAGACGAGGATAACCAACAATGGGTAATCACTCAAAAAGCAAAATAATAAATGAATATGTGTAGTGAAGCAACGTAGTACGGCTATCTCATAAGGCTTATTATGGCCAAGGGATAGCCTTTCGTTTTTAAGAACAAGGAAGAAAATAGAAATAAAGATCTAGATCTCAAATTAGATGATATTGGTGACTTGCTTGAGTATGGAACTCTCAATAGGAATGAAGTTATACAATTTACAGAGTATGCTTTAGATCTTGCGATTGCCGAGGAAAACAGAGCTGTAAAAGAAAGTTTGTTTCGGCTACTTCTGAATGCAGTAACATTTCAAGAAGTAGCCAAAATCGTAGAGTGGGATAAATTGGAAAATGCTATACCAACTTTAGATGACCCTATTCTTGATTATGCGTTAACCATAATTGGTGTTTCAAAAAAACAAAAATTTATCAATGTAATTGAACCTTACTTACATTCTCCGACTGATTATATTAGGGAGACTGCGGCCAAAGCATTGGTGGAAATCAATTACGACCCCGAAAAATCGCAGTAAGGAATCTTGATATGGATTCTTCCTTCAATCTAGTAAAAAGTGTAATCTATTTAAAAAATGATTCAAATCGATTATATCATTCGTGGATGATTGTGCTATCATATCCATAAAAAGGAATCATCAGGAGGGTGTATTTGCTGTGATTTCAGAGGGAAAGACCTTTGGGGGCATATTACGAGCATATCGAAATAGAGCAAACTTAACACTGACTGAGTTAGCAGAAAGAACAGGTGTAGCTTCGGGAACCATTAGTAAGATAGAATCCGAAGCATTTACTTTACCAAATATGCAGCATGTCATGAAACTGGCAAAAGTTCTAGATATTCCACTTTATACAGCAATCGTACCCTATTTACATAAAATGAAGCGCGAAGTTACACTTCGGTCTCTATTAGAGGCTGTGATGCAAGAGAAGAATGTGGTTCTTACCAATAAAGTAGCTTTGCAATTGTTAAACTGTCCCAAAAGCAATACATTTCTTTCTTTAGACTATCTGTATCAAACCGCAGGAACAGAAGGGGATGAAGAGCTGCGTTTGGCTCTTTATGACGTGATTTGTGACTACTCACGTGAGCATGGAATCCCTTTGTATCTGGCAAGATCGCTTTTCCAACGATATATGATTCGACGTGAAAATCTTAGCGAATTAGATCAAACCTATGTAGAGGGCAAGGAGCTATTACACTACACGTCCTATCTGCATATCAATGAGCGAATTCTGGCCTATTATAAATTTTCCTTCCATGCATTGCGTCTTGGATTTTATTCAGATTGTATTCATCTGTGTAAACAAGGGCTTGAAATCGATCATAGTCAGAGTGAGCAAAAGGCAGCAGCGATTCTTGCGATCATCATTTCCTATTTTGAGCTGGAAGATTATACATTGGGACATTTTTATCTGGAGAGATACGAAATGTTCGATTATCCCGAGGTACATAAACATGCCAGACATATTCGGGGGAAGCTATACGGAAAAACGGGGAAATTTGATAAAGCCATTCCGGTATTACAAGAGTGTCTTGCGCAACAAGCACAGGATGAAAAAATTGTGATCGCGAATGATT
The window above is part of the Brevibacillus antibioticus genome. Proteins encoded here:
- the adhP gene encoding alcohol dehydrogenase AdhP, whose amino-acid sequence is MKAAVVNEFHQKLEVKEVAIPEVGHGEVLVKIKTCGVCHTDLHAAHGDWPVKPKLPLIPGHEGVGVVEKLGEGVTSLKMGDRVGIPWLFSACGECDYCLTGWETLCVQQLNGGYSADGAYAEYCVAPAAYVARIPDELGDVEAAPILCAGVTTYKALKVANVKPGEWVAIYGIGGLGHVALQYAKAMGYNIVAVDIHKEKLDLAKELGADVTVNGSEVDPVQAIQEQVGGVHGAISVAVTKKAFEQAYKSVRRGGSLVVVGLPNAELPIPIFDTVLNGVTVKGSIVGTRKDMQEALDFAARGKVRAIIETQPLDQINDVLERLEKGQINGRVVLTME
- a CDS encoding iron-containing alcohol dehydrogenase: MQISKFMTPEIIFGNQSLGQVGESLRRLGASRVFLVSDPGVASAGWVERIISYLQQQKLDYHLWTNVTANPKDYEIHAGITEYRAKECNAILGVGGGSAIDAAKAIALLATNEGSIVQYEGVDNIQHPLPPMVMVPTTAGSGSEVSQFSIIVDSARKVKMAIISKSLIPDIAIIDPQTLMTKDKLLTANTGMDVLTHAIESYISLAATPLTEVHSLQAMRLIAQHLRPSVASQYNTEAKQAMAMASLQAGIAFSNAILGAVHAMSHQLGGFLDAPHGEVNAILLPHVLEYNYIAAPEKYRQIAECLGENTAGLSTHAASRLTLKAVKELVSDLEVPRSLSAIGVPPEQIDLLSSLAVLDVCMTTNPRDMTVHDVATLFRQAL
- a CDS encoding helix-turn-helix domain-containing protein, which produces MISEGKTFGGILRAYRNRANLTLTELAERTGVASGTISKIESEAFTLPNMQHVMKLAKVLDIPLYTAIVPYLHKMKREVTLRSLLEAVMQEKNVVLTNKVALQLLNCPKSNTFLSLDYLYQTAGTEGDEELRLALYDVICDYSREHGIPLYLARSLFQRYMIRRENLSELDQTYVEGKELLHYTSYLHINERILAYYKFSFHALRLGFYSDCIHLCKQGLEIDHSQSEQKAAAILAIIISYFELEDYTLGHFYLERYEMFDYPEVHKHARHIRGKLYGKTGKFDKAIPVLQECLAQQAQDEKIVIANDLLEIYIQVGEEKKIRELFLAEGSILPEHLTTPNQYNQMGMYFRTKGIFYIQKNEVDLGIDSLVESVNYYRAINELKQADNSLSVLFEFYVSQKKNLPLGILQKLVNVYNGSNLRSKQEV